A genome region from Salvia splendens isolate huo1 chromosome 19, SspV2, whole genome shotgun sequence includes the following:
- the LOC121779048 gene encoding uncharacterized protein LOC121779048, whose translation MVNNLVSSQQHMQNNMQSNNDVVHKLQDAQVEQQAAMDMLEKQLYQIATSLSEMCRNEGRIPASVKPPDRANVSQITLRSGREYEGPTMKIDEGMNQTPLEKETETGEARTKDDIQNRDFGKPVPQAADPLFSDPGAEVEVEEIRKEAGESSKGDVSNKANQVKPFPYRGEVKKKKDDLVDFMEIFSKFIKEFITGKTKPNGKIVIGETVSVVIQKRRMSSKRTDPGASINVLPLSIYKKLERVRMVYTKVVIQLADRSCISPEGVLENVIVKVHDFLYPADFHVIKMSEYESAESSGVLLGRPFLRTAKTIIDVFDGTICLDYHGEKFTFNIDEAMKKPLDVENMHVVDIIKP comes from the exons ATGGTGAACAATTTGGTTAGCTCACAACAACACATGCAGAACAATATGCAGTCCAACAATGATGTGGTAcataagcttcaagacgctcaaGTAGAGCAACAGGCAGCCATGGACATGCTGGAAAAGCAGCTATATCAGATCGCAACTTCCCTGAGTGAGATGTGCAGAAACGAAGGACGGATTCCTGCCTCAGTTAAGCCACCGGACAGGGCGAACGTCAGTCAGATCACCCTCAGATCTGGCCGAGAGTATGAAGGTCCGACAATGAAGATTGATGAAGGGATGAATCAAACCCCACTAGAGAAAGAAACTGAAACAGGGGAAGCCAGAACAAAGGATGATATCCAGAACAGAGACTTTGGGAAACCAGTACCCCAAGCGGCTGACCCACTCTTTTCAGACCCAGGAGCTGAGGTGGAGGTTGAAGAAATAAGGAAAGAAGCTGGAGAATCATCCAAGGGAGATGTCAGCAACAAGGCGAACCAAGTGAAACCTTTTCCCTACAGAGGGGAggtcaagaagaagaaggatgatctggtagacttcatggaaatCTTCAG caagttcatcaaggaatttatcaCCGGGAAGACTAAACCCAATGGCAAAATAGTGATCGGAGAAACTGTGTCGGtagtgattcagaagaggagGATGTCGTCGAAgcgcactgacccag GAGcatcaataaatgttttaccaCTTTCCATCTATAAGAAATTGGAAAGAGTAAGAATGGTTTATACGAAAGTGGTAATTCAATtagcggataggtcgtgcattaGTCCCGAGGGTGTGCTGGAAAACGTGATAGTTAAAGTGCATGATTTCTTGTAtccagctgatttccatgtgattaagatgagtgagtATGAATCTGCTGAATCTAGCGGAGTGCTTTTAGGTAGACCATTTCTGCGCACCgctaagaccataattgatgtgTTTGATGGAACCATATGTTTGGATTatcatggggagaaattcacGTTCAATATTGATGAGGCTATGAAAAAGCCGTTGGATGTGGAAAATATGCATGTTGTGGATATTATTAAACCCTAG